The Sesamum indicum cultivar Zhongzhi No. 13 linkage group LG1, S_indicum_v1.0, whole genome shotgun sequence genome includes a window with the following:
- the LOC105166258 gene encoding nucleolar protein 56, with product MALYVLYESASGYGLFLAHGIDEIGQNTEAVRSSVDDLNRFGKVVKLAAFSPYESALDALNQCNAVSEGQMTDELRNFLELTLPKVKEGKKPKFSLGVAEPKLGSHIYEVTKIPCQSNEFVLELLRGVRLHFDRFIENLKPGDLEKAQLGLGHSYSRAKVKFNVNRVDNMVIQAIFLLDTLDKDINSFAMRVREWYSWHFPELVKIVNDNYLYAKVAKYVEDKSQLSEDNLSGLTDIVGDEDKAKEIIEAAKASMGQDLSPIDLINVKQFAQRVMDLAEYRKKLYDYLVAKMNDIAPNLAALIGEVVGARLISHAGSLTNLAKCPSSTLQILGAEKALFRALKTRGNTPKYGLIFHSSFIGRASARNKGRMARYLANKCSIASRIDCFLEKNTTAFGEKLRQQVEERLDFYDKGVAPRKNIDVMKSAIESVDGKEDEPAVAAVNGEENEETKTEKKKKKEKRKLDGEEEQEKNDVNGSNVEDGTAKKKKKKKSKDEIMEDVPAVSEGKKKKKKKSRTEDSE from the exons ATGGCTCTGTACGTGCTGTACGAGTCTGCTTCGGGATACGGTTTGTTCTTAGCACATGGGATTGATGAAATCGGGCAGAATACGGAGGCGGTTCGGAGCTCCGTTGACGACCTTAACCGGTTTGGGAAGGTGGTGAAGCTCGCCGCTTTTAGCCCCTACGAGTCTGCGCTTGATGCTCTCAACCAGTGCAACGCCGTCTCCGAAG GTCAAATGACTGATGAGCTGAGGAACTTTTTGGAGCTTACTTTACCAAAGGTTAAAGAAGGTAAGAAGCCAAAGTTCAGTTTGGGGGTGGCAGAACCGAAGCTTGGATCACATATTTATGAAGTAACTAAGATTCCCTGCCAGAGCAATGAGTTTGTTCTTGAGCTTCTTCGAGGTGTGCGATTGCATTTTGATCGGTTCATTGAAAATCTAAAG CCTGGTGATTTGGAGAAGGCACAACTTGGTCTGGGTCACAGTTACAGCAGAGCAAAGGTGAAGTTCAATGTGAACCGTGTAGACAATATGGTTATCCAGGCTATCTTTCTTCTTGATACCCTTGATAAAGATATCAATTCCTTTGCCATGAGAGTAAG AGAATGGTACTCTTGGCACTTCCCTGAATTAGTGAAGATTGTCAATGACAATTATCTGTATGCCAAAGTTGCAAAATATGTGGAGGACAAATCACAGTTGTCTGAGGACAATTTATCAGGCCTGACAGACATAGTTGGGGATGAAGATAAAGCAAAGGAGATCATAGAGGCTGCCAAAGCATCCATGG GACAGGATTTGTCGCCAATAGACTTGATTAATGTCAAGCAATTTGCACAAAGGGTGATGGACCTTGCTGAGTACAGGAAAAAGCTATATGATTATCTGGTTGCCAAAATGAATGATATAGCACCTAATTTGGCTGCATTGATTGGTGAAGTTGTGGGTGCACGTTTGATTTCTCATGCTGGTAGTCTAACAAACCTGGCAAAGTGTCCTTCTTCAACTCTTCAGATACTTGGCGCAGAGAAGGCTCTCTTTAG GGCATTGAAAACGCGTGGGAACACTCCAAAGTATGGCCTTATATTCCATTCTTCCTTCATAGGCCGTGCATCTGCTCGAAACAAAGGACGGATGGCTCGCTATCTTGCAAACAAGTGCTCTATCGCCTCTCGAATTGATTGTTTCTTAG AGAAAAATACAACTGCTTTTGGAGAGAAACTCCGTCAGCAAGTTGAGGAGCGGCTAGACTTCTATGACAAAGGGGTCGCTCCTCGTAAAAACATTGACGTGATGAAATCTGCGATTGAATCAGTTGACGGCAAAG AGGATGAGCCTGCTGTTGCTGCTGTAAATGGAGAAGAGAATGAGGAGACTAAAactgagaagaagaagaaaaaggagaaacgAAAGCTGGACGGAGAAGAAGAGCAGGAGAAGAATGATGTGAATGGATCCAATGTAGAAGATGGAACtgcaaaaaagaagaaaaagaagaagagtaaAGATGAGATCATGGAAGATGTACCCGCCGTCagtgaaggaaaaaagaagaagaaaaagaagtcaCGGACTGAAGACAGTGAGTAA
- the LOC105166250 gene encoding conserved oligomeric Golgi complex subunit 2, whose translation MATDLHSPLPKSATDLFGDPIEDTHPLWLNPSKFSDPEFDPESYISDLRTFVPFDTLRSELRSHLGALKHELVELINRDYVDFVSLSTKLVDVDAAVVRMRAPLLEVKEKILAFRGSVEGSLTALQSRLKQRAQANEAREVLELLLDTFHVVSKVEKLIKELPTVPADWSSGTLNSTEKGQLSNGISFQHAENGANLRETQSMLLERIASEMNRLKFYIAQAQNMPFIDNMKKRIQNASLLLDTSLGHCFVDGLENRDANAIYNCLRAYAAIDNTSSAEEIFRSTVVAPFTQKVIPHSSSGVVGGSSGDELEQDYERIKRYIEDDCKFLLEISSTENSGLHVFSFQANSILKEILSAIQKGKPGAFSPGRPTEFLKNYKSSLDFLAYLEGYCPSRSAVAKFRQEAVYIEFMKQWNTGVYFSLRFQEIAGALDSALMTTTLIPSQSSSSDQEHSHTLVLKQSISLMESLRLCWRDDVFIISCSDKFLRLFLQLLSRYSNWLSAGLNARKSGNANANYGSEWAFAATPDDLLYIIHDLKCLVEEVCGSYLGNVLEVLKPCSTEVLDLVKESILQGGNSLKVLQPLVMNSIIENLVEKSVEDLRQMKGITATYRMTNKPLPVRHSPYVSSVLRPLKAFLDGERAATYLTSELRKELVQSAANEITRRYYELAADLVSVARKTESSLQKIRLGAQRRAGATSDVSDQNVSDTDKMCMQLFLDIQEYGRNLASLGVDAADIPAYRSLWQCVAPSDRQNSISF comes from the exons ATGGCAACGGATCTGCACTCTCCACTGCCAAAATCGGCGACGGATTTGTTCGGTGATCCGATAGAGGACACCCACCCCTTATGGCTCAACCCATCCAAATTCTCCGACCCGGAATTCGACCCGGAATCATACATCTCGGATCTCCGGACGTTCGTCCCCTTCGACACACTCCGTTCGGAGCTCCGTTCGCATTTAGGCGCCCTCAAGCACGAGCTTGTTGAGCTGATAAACCGTGATTATGTGGATTTCGTCAGTCTTAGCACCAAGCTCGTCGACGTGGATGCTGCTGTGGTGCGGATGCGGGCGCCGCTCTTAGAGGTCAAAGAGAAGATCTTGGCCTTCCGTGGCTCGGTCGAGGGTTCGTTGACGGCGCTGCAGAGCCGGCTCAAGCAGCGGGCTCAGGCCAATGAGGCGCGGGAGGTGTTGGAGTTGTTGCTGGATACGTTTCATGTTGTTTCTAAG GTTGAAAAGTTGATAAAAGAGCTGCCTACTGTCCCGGCTGATTGGTCCAGTGGAACACTGAACTCTACAGAGAAGGGTCAATTAAGCAATGGCATCTCCTTTCAACATGCAGAAAATGGAGCAAACCTCAGGGAGACGCAAAGCATGCTTCTGGAGAGAATTGCCAGTGAAATGAATAGGCTGAAGTTCTATATCGCCCAGGCACAG AATATGCCTTTCATTGATAACATGAAAAAGAGGATTCAGAATGCTAGCTTGTTACTGGATACGAGCTTGGGACACTGTTTTGTAGATGGACTGGAGAACAGGGATGCAAATGCAATATACAATTGTTTGCGCGCATATGCTGCTATTGATAATACCAGCAGTGCAGAAGAAATTTTTCGCTCAACTGTTGTTGCACCATTCACACAGAAAGTTATCCCTCATAGCTCGTCTGGAGTTGTTGGTGGGTCATCTGGAGATGAGCTTGAGCAAGACTATGAAAGAATTAAGCGCTACATTGAAGATGATTGTAAATTTCTCTTGGAAATATCTTCAACAG AAAATTCAGGTCTACATGTATTTAGCTTTCAGGCGAATTCTATTCTCAAAGAGATTTTATCAGCCATCCAAAAAGGAAAACCTGGGGCGTTCTCTCCCGGAAGGCCCACAGAGTTCCTGAAAAACTACAAATCAAGCCTAGATTTCTTGGCCTATTTAGAAG GTTATTGTCCCTCCAGATCTGCAGTTGCTAAATTTCGGCAAGAGGCAGTGTATATAGAGTTCATGAAGCAGTGGAATACTGGGGTGTATTTCTCTTTGAG GTTTCAGGAGATAGCTGGGGCTTTGGATTCTGCACTTATGACAACTACTCTCATACCGTCTCAGAGCTCATCCTCAGACCAGGAACATTCTCATACCTTAGTATTGAAACAAAGTATTTCCCTTATGGAATCGTTGAGATTATGCTGGAGAGATGATGTTTTTATCATTTCTTGCTCCGACAAGTTTTTACGTTTATTTTTACAACTTCTTTCAAG GTACTCAAACTGGTTATCAGCTGGATTGAATGCTCGCAAAAGTGGTAATGCAAATGCCAATTATGGATCTGAATGGGCTTTTGCTGCTACCCCAGATGATCTTCTCTAT ATTATTCATGATTTAAAATGCCTAGTGGAGGAAGTATGTGGCAGCTACCTTGGGAATGTACTTGAGGTTCTCAAGCCATGTTCCACTGAAGTGCTTGACCTTGTGAAAGAGAGTATCTTACAGGGAGGCAATTCACTCAAAGTACTTCAGCCTCTTGTCATGAATTCAATTATAGAAAATCTAGTTGAGAAATCTGTGGAG GACTTGCGTCAAATGAAAGGAATAACTGCAACATACAGGATGACCAACAAACCTCTTCCTGTTCGTCATTCACCTTATGTATCAAGTGTTTTGCGTCCTCTAAAG GCTTTTCTGGATGGAGAGCGAGCTGCTACATATCTAACAAGTGAGCTTCGGAAGGAACTCGTACAGAGTGCTGCTAATGAAATTACTCGTCGATATTATGAATTAGCTGCTGACCTCGTTAGTGTG GCCAGGAAAACAGAGTCCTCGCTTCAGAAAATACGTTTAGGAGCACAAAGGCGAGCTGGAGCCACTTCAGATGTTTCAGATCAGAATGTCTCCGACACAGACAAAATGTGCATGCAGTTATTTCTTGATATTCAG GAGTATGGACGTAACCTTGCTTCCCTTGGAGTTGATGCTGCTGATATTCCAGCTTATCGTTCCTTGTGGCAGTGCGTTGCCCCTTCAGACAGGCAAAACTCGATAAGCTTCTAG